A segment of the Mangrovimonas sp. YM274 genome:
GAAAGGGACATTTTTCGTTTGTTGATATCGGTAAGTGGTATTGGTGCAAATACGGCAAGGACCATGTTGTCCTCCTTAACGCCAAAGCAGGTTAGGGAAGGAATAGCAACTGGCGATGTGGCTTTAATACAGTCCATAAAGGGGATTGGAGCCAAAACAGCACAACGAGTTATTTTGGACTTAAAAGATAAAATTTTGAAAGTCTATGATATTGATGAACTTTCGGCCCCTCAAAGCAATACCAACAAGGATGAAGCGTTATCTGCTTTAGAAGTTCTAGGATTTAATAAAAAGCAGGCAGAGAAGGTGGTGGACAAGATTTTATCAGATCAGGCAGATGCAAGTGTGGAATCCCTTATCAAGGAGGCTTTAAAAAAATTATAAGAGAGATTTGAGTACAAATAACCCAATTTATACTAATTCAACCCGATCGTACCTACTTTTTAGTATTGTCATGTTTTTTGGTCTGCTCGGTTTTGGACAACAACAACAAGAGGAGGAGCAGGATAGTACCAAAACAGGGTTTACCATGGGAAGGATGACCATGCCCAACCCAAAC
Coding sequences within it:
- the ruvA gene encoding Holliday junction branch migration protein RuvA; this encodes MITHIQGKLVEKNPTEVTIDCNGVGYLLHISLHTFSKIPDQENLKLYTHLQVREDSHTLFGFSSMSERDIFRLLISVSGIGANTARTMLSSLTPKQVREGIATGDVALIQSIKGIGAKTAQRVILDLKDKILKVYDIDELSAPQSNTNKDEALSALEVLGFNKKQAEKVVDKILSDQADASVESLIKEALKKL